The Gammaproteobacteria bacterium genome has a segment encoding these proteins:
- the argB gene encoding acetylglutamate kinase has protein sequence MSKVTRTPHDIAEVLVEALPYIQRFHGKTVVVKYGGNAMVDENLKSSFARDIVLMKHVGINPVVVHGGGPQIGDLLKRVGKESQFVEGMRVTDTETMDIVEMVLGGLVNKEIVNLINQHGGEAVGLTGKDGHTIRAKKLKITRNNPELQAPEIIDIGHVGEAESIDPSLVNMLVKGDFIPVIAPIGVGEDGASYNINADLVAGKLASTLRAEKLILLTNTSGLLDKNDKLLTGLSTEMVDDLIADGTIYGGMLPKTRAALDAVKQGAKTAHIIDGRVEHAVLLEIFTDRGVGTLIQG, from the coding sequence ATGAGCAAAGTGACACGCACACCCCACGATATCGCCGAAGTTCTGGTTGAGGCCCTGCCTTATATCCAGCGTTTTCACGGTAAGACCGTTGTTGTTAAATACGGCGGCAATGCCATGGTGGATGAAAATCTTAAATCCAGTTTTGCGCGCGACATTGTCCTTATGAAGCATGTCGGTATTAATCCGGTTGTAGTTCATGGTGGCGGCCCGCAGATTGGCGATTTATTAAAACGTGTGGGCAAGGAAAGTCAGTTTGTTGAAGGCATGCGCGTGACAGACACCGAAACCATGGACATCGTGGAAATGGTACTCGGCGGATTGGTCAATAAAGAGATCGTGAACCTGATTAACCAACACGGTGGCGAAGCGGTAGGCCTTACCGGCAAAGACGGACACACGATTCGCGCGAAGAAGCTCAAGATCACGCGCAACAACCCAGAATTGCAAGCACCCGAAATTATCGACATCGGTCATGTAGGTGAAGCCGAGTCCATCGATCCCTCTTTAGTAAACATGTTAGTTAAAGGGGATTTCATTCCGGTGATCGCGCCCATTGGCGTCGGAGAGGATGGCGCGTCCTATAATATTAATGCAGACCTCGTAGCAGGTAAGTTAGCCTCCACTTTACGCGCAGAAAAGCTTATACTCCTCACCAACACTTCAGGCCTGCTCGACAAAAACGACAAACTTCTTACGGGCCTCTCCACTGAAATGGTGGACGACTTAATCGCAGACGGCACGATCTACGGGGGGATGCTGCCGAAAACGAGAGCCGCACTTGATGCGGTTAAACAGGGAGCAAAGACCGCCCATATTATCGATGGCCGCGTAGAACATGCGGTTTTGTTGGAGATATTTACTGACAGAGGCGTCGGCACACTTATCCAGGGTTAG